Below is a window of Bremerella alba DNA.
GTAGAAGTGAAGTTCTAACTGCCCTACGAGCGGCTGACCTGTTTCGAGAACCTTGCGGTCTTGGTCCTCAAAACTTTGCGCAAGTGGTGGACGCAACACCTCGCCGGGCAGGCGGCCAATCAGATCGCTTTTACTATGCGCACCACACCGCTGGACCAGCGTGTTGTTCACAACCAAGTACTGCCCTTTGGTGTTTTTAATGAAAAACACAATGTCTGGCAGATGGTCGAACAGTTCTTCTCCGGTGAATGGCTTATCCAACTGACCGAGAATTTTATGAATTTCCGAGATCATAGGTCTCCTCTGATTCTATGCGCAAATTCAAGTCGCAATTCGGTCGTTTGTCAAGACAAAACGCCTGCTGAAACGGTAATATCAGGGAAACATCGAAATCTTACTCCGGCCATTCCTATTTACCGAGTAGCGTTGTGAACGACAAATCGCAAGTTTTCCGTGGCTGCATTCCAGCACTTATGACACCATGCCAGAAGGATGGTACGCCGAACTTCGAGGCCTTGGTTGCCAAAGGCAAGGAGTTGATCGACGTCGGCATGTCGGGAGTCGTTTATTGCGGTTCGATGGGAGACTGGCCTTTGCTGACCGACGCGCAGCGTCAGGAAGGGGTCCGTCAGCTTACTGAAGCAGGCGTTCCTGTGGTTGTCGGAACCGGGGCTCAGAATCCGAAACTGGCCGCCGAGCATGCGGCTCATGCGAAGCAGGTCGGGGCCGCCGGTCTGATGGTCATCCCGCGGGTCCTTTCTCGTGGGATCTCGAAGGCCGCCCAGCGCGATCACTTCTCGGCCATTCTCACCGCGGCCGGAGACTTGCCGGCAGTGATCTACAACAGTCCTTATTATGGCTTTGAAACGAAAGCGGACTTATTCTTCGACTTGCGGCGCGAGTTCACGAATCTCGTCGGTTTCAAGGAATTCGGCGGAGCCAACTCCCTGACCTACGCCGCCGAGCACATCACCGGAACCAATCCCGACTTGGTGTTAATGGTGGGTGTCGACACGCAGGTCTACCACGGCTTTCTCCGCTGCAATGCCAAAGGAGCCATCACTGGCGTCGGCAATGCACTGCCCAAAGAGATTCTTCGTCTAGTCGAACTGTGCGAGAAAGGTGCGGCCGGTTGCGCCCAGTCGCGAAAACTGGCCTGGGAACTCAACGAGGCGCTGACCGTCCTGTCGACCTTCGACGAAGGACCTGATCTGGTGCTGTATTACAAGTACCTGATGGTCCTCGAAGGCAATCCAGAGTACGAGCATCACTTCAACGAAACCGACCAACTGAGCCCTAGCCAGCGCGATTACTTGAAAGCTCAGTGGCAACTGTTCCGCAATTGGTGGGATTCGTGGGCTGGGTCTCAAGGTTAGTTATCATCCGTGTTCTTGCCTCGCTGGATTTTGCTGCATGATTACCGCTTCGCCCCCTGAGAGTGTGCTGATTGTCGGTTCCGGAATCGTCGGAATAGCTTGTGCGCACTATCTCTCGAAACAGGGCTTGAAGGTCACCGTGATCGATCGCGGGACGATTGCCGGTGCCTGTTCGCATGGTAATTGCGGCTACATTTGCCCTAGCCACGTGCTACCGTTGACCGAGCCTGAGGCCATTCGCACGGCGGCCAAGTCGCTGTTTCAACCGAATGCTCCGTTCCGCGTGAAGCCACGTTTTAGTCCAGCGATGTGGAATTGGATGTGGCAGTTCGCACGCCGCTGCAATCATCGACAGATGGTGACCTCGGGCACCGCGCTGAAAACCATCCTCGATGCTTCGATGACCGAATACCGCCGGTTGGTCAAGGAAGAGTCGCTGGACTGCGAATGGAAGGATACCGGCCTCTTATATGTTCTACAGACTGAAAAAGGAATGCGATCGTTCGCCGAGACCGATCGATTTCTGACTGATCACTTCGGGGTGTCTGCCAAGCGGATCGATGGCAGCGAGCTTTCCACATTCGACCCGGCCTTGAACGATAACTTGGCCGGGGCGTTTCACTATCAGGGTGACGCTTCGGTTCGCCCCGACCGACTGAATGCCGATTGGACAGCCAAGCTGAAACAGCGCGGTGTCACGTTTCTCGAACACTGCGAACTACAGCACATCGAGAAAAAGAACGGTCGAATCGTTGGCTTACACACCACACATGGGCCGCTGGATGCCGATCAATATGTCATCGCAACAGGTGCCTGGAGCACGCAGTTGGGCAAGTCCCTCGAGTGTCGCATTCCGATTCAACCTGGCAAGGGATATTCCGTGACGATGTCGCGGCCGGTCGCCTGCCCAAAGTACCCCATGCTTCTGCCGGAACACAAAGTGGGCGTTTCGCCGTTCGAGGGAGGCTACCGTTTGGGTTCGATGATGGAGTTCTGCGGTTACGACCAATCGATTCCTGAGAAACGAATCGAGCAACTTCGCCAATCGGCTATACCCTATCTAAGGACGCCCAGTACCAGTGATAGACAAGCAACCTGGTATGGCTGGCGCCCCATGACATGGGACAGTTTGCCGATCATTGGACAAGTTCCGCGTTTAAAGAATGCCTACCTGGCGACTGGGCATAACATGCTCGGCCTCAGCATGGCCGCGGCGACCGGGCGACTCGTCGCCGAATTAGTGACACAATTGACTCCTCATATCGATCCCGAACCATTCTCACCTGTTCGATTTGCTTAGTTCCCCTAGCGCAAGTACATTTCTTAGGTAGTTCTCCCGGCGCCGGTCTTGTTTTTGACTAGAATTGCGGGAAACATCCTTCCTTTTCCCCTCCCTATTTTGCTCCACTGTTTGAGGTGCCCCTTGAAACAGACTGCCTTATCGCTTGCGCGATTTACTACTGCGTTTGTTCTATCGCTTGTTTGCTTGTCATCGATTGTCAGCTTGAGCCAGGCAGCGGATGATGCGAAGCGGCCCGATCGCAACGTCATCTTCTTCATCACCGATGACGAAAGCCCCACGCTAGGCTGCTACGGCGATAGCGTCGCCGTCACACCGACGATCGATGCCTTGGCCGAAGATGGAACGCTTTTCCGTAATGCGTTTGCCACCACCGCAAGTTGCAGTGCCAGCCGTTCGGTCGTGATGACCGGTCTGCACAATCATATGAACGGCCAATATGGTCACACGCACCACTTCCACAAGTTTTCGTCGTACCACGATGTGGTCAGCCTGGCACTACCGCGATTGATGGCCCAAGCAGGCTACCGCACGGCTCGGTGCGGCAAATACCACGTTGCCCCGGAAGCCGTCTTCCACTTCGATAAGACAATTCCCGGCAACACGCGTTCGCCTGTCGAAATGGCGGACAACTGTAAAGACTTCATCACCGAATCAAGTGATAAGCCATTCTTTTTGTACTTTGCCACAAGCGATCCGCACCGCGGTGGTGGCGACGATAAGACTTCAAGTCTCGAGCTGAAGCCGAACCTCTTCGGCAATAAGCCCAACAAAAAGGCGTATCCAGGTATCGAAGAAGTCTTTTACGATCCGGCGGAAGTCCCCATCCCAGAGTTCCTGCCCGACACGCCTGACACGCGCGAAGAGTTGGCTCAATACTATCAGTCCGTTTCGCGGATCGATCAAGGGCTTAAACGCCTGGTCGACATCTTGAAAGAGAACGGTCTTTACGACAAAACCATGATCGTCTTTACGGCCGATCATGGCATGGCGTTTTCTGGCGGCAAGACGACCGTTTACGAAGGCGGCCTACGCGTTCCCTTTGTCGTGCGGAATCCTTACGAGAAAAACCGCGGCATCGAAACCGATGCGATGATCAGCCACGTCGACATTACCCCTTCGCTTTTGGATTTTGCTGGTGCACTCGATCGCGAAGCTCAGCGTCCCAAGAACCCCATTAACGCCAATGCGTTCTGGAAGCAACGCGGCGAGGCGATGGCAGAGAATCGCAGCGGTGGCAATAAATTTGATCAATACCACGGCAAGTCCTGGGTTCCACTGCTGGGCGATGCCGAAGCAACTACGCACGACTCGATCTTTGCGTCGCATACGTTTCACGAAATTCAGATGTACTATCCAATGCGAGTTTACCGCGACAACCATTTCAAACTGATTTGGAACATCGCCCATAAGCTCGATTATCCGTTCGCATCCGACCTGTGGGCCGCGTCGAGTTGGCAAGCTCAGTTTCAAAAAGGGGAAGATGCCCCTTACGGCACCAAGACCGTCGGCGAGTACATCCAGCGTCCCGAGTTCGAGTTTTTCAACATCGAAACAGACCCGCACGAGTCACTGAACCTGGCCGACGATCCCGCCTACGCGAAGGCATTAGAAGAATATAAGGCCAAACTCAAAGCCAAGCAGAAAGAGTTAGACGATCCCTGGATCATGAAGTGGAGCTACGAATAACGTCGTTCGTTTCTCTTTCGTCGACCACCCGAGGGCCCTTCAATAACCACTTGAAGGGCCTTTTTTATGCGCGCCAGGGCATCGATTTAAAACGAATTGCAGAAATAAACGCCAGAAATATTTCTGCCGATTGAGTTTCCACACAATCTCTGCCAACATGATCCCCCACCCGCGTCCCCACCGCGGTGCATCATCTTCATCTGCGAACCACTCAATAGGTCTCTGATGCTCTTCCGACCGAATCTTTTCCGGCGTGCGTTGCTCGTCGTTGCGGCAACCCTGCTGATTGCTTCGTCGCACCGTGACAGCTTCGGTGAAACGCACCTCGATTGGCAGCAACTACCAGAGTTGCCTAATGCACTGGGTGTCGCTGGGCCATTCGCTGGCATAAGTAACCAGGCGCTGATCGTAGCCGGCGGTGCCAACTTTCCACGGCCTGTCTGGGAATCCCAAAAACAGTGGGTCGATGCGATCCATATACTCGTGCAGACAGACGAGGGTTACGCCTGGAAAGAAGGGGGAACGCTCCCCCGGCCAACAGCCTACGGGGCGAGCGCAACGACCAAGCATGGAGTGCTTTGCCTGGGTGGCAACGACGCCGACAAGGTCTACTCGGATGCGTACTTTTTGAAATGGAATGGCCAAGAGGTCGAGACGATTCCTTGTGCTGCCTTGCCGCAACCGATCGTCTACGCCCAGGCCGCTGTGATCGGAGATACGGTCTACGTTGCTTGTGGTCAAAGCAAACCAGAACTTTCCAGCGCGACCGGTTCGCTGTGGAGTCTCGATCTTTCTGGGCCCGAGCCGCCACAAGACCGGCACTGGAAGCAGCTGCCGTCGCTGCCAGGGCCGACGCGTGCGTTTTCAATGGTTGCCGCTCAGCATGACGGGTTTAATGATGGCATCTATGTGATCGGAGGTCGACGTGACGCGGACGGAGAGACTCAGTTTCTGCGAGACGTCTGGCAGTTCGTTCCCAAGACCAACACTTGGCGGCAGCGGAACGATGCCCCCCAGGCAATGATGGCCGGCGAGGCAATTGGCGTTGGGCAGAGTCATATCTTTGTGCTCGGCAGCGCCGACGAAAGTAATTGGGGCAAGGAAGATGAACTCAAAGACAACCACCCAGGCTTCCCTCGCCAGGCATTTGCTTATCATACCATCACCGATTCGTGGATCAGTGCCGGCGAAACTCCTGCCAGCCCAGTCACCACCACCGCCGTTCGATGGGGCGACTCGATCATCCTACCCAGCGGAGAAGTTCGTCCTCGCGTCCGTTCACCAGACATCTGGAAGATAACGCCTAGTACGCCGAGCAAGAGTTTTGGCCTGTTGAACTACACC
It encodes the following:
- a CDS encoding dihydrodipicolinate synthase family protein — protein: MNDKSQVFRGCIPALMTPCQKDGTPNFEALVAKGKELIDVGMSGVVYCGSMGDWPLLTDAQRQEGVRQLTEAGVPVVVGTGAQNPKLAAEHAAHAKQVGAAGLMVIPRVLSRGISKAAQRDHFSAILTAAGDLPAVIYNSPYYGFETKADLFFDLRREFTNLVGFKEFGGANSLTYAAEHITGTNPDLVLMVGVDTQVYHGFLRCNAKGAITGVGNALPKEILRLVELCEKGAAGCAQSRKLAWELNEALTVLSTFDEGPDLVLYYKYLMVLEGNPEYEHHFNETDQLSPSQRDYLKAQWQLFRNWWDSWAGSQG
- a CDS encoding NAD(P)/FAD-dependent oxidoreductase, with the translated sequence MITASPPESVLIVGSGIVGIACAHYLSKQGLKVTVIDRGTIAGACSHGNCGYICPSHVLPLTEPEAIRTAAKSLFQPNAPFRVKPRFSPAMWNWMWQFARRCNHRQMVTSGTALKTILDASMTEYRRLVKEESLDCEWKDTGLLYVLQTEKGMRSFAETDRFLTDHFGVSAKRIDGSELSTFDPALNDNLAGAFHYQGDASVRPDRLNADWTAKLKQRGVTFLEHCELQHIEKKNGRIVGLHTTHGPLDADQYVIATGAWSTQLGKSLECRIPIQPGKGYSVTMSRPVACPKYPMLLPEHKVGVSPFEGGYRLGSMMEFCGYDQSIPEKRIEQLRQSAIPYLRTPSTSDRQATWYGWRPMTWDSLPIIGQVPRLKNAYLATGHNMLGLSMAAATGRLVAELVTQLTPHIDPEPFSPVRFA
- a CDS encoding sulfatase family protein, with amino-acid sequence MSSIVSLSQAADDAKRPDRNVIFFITDDESPTLGCYGDSVAVTPTIDALAEDGTLFRNAFATTASCSASRSVVMTGLHNHMNGQYGHTHHFHKFSSYHDVVSLALPRLMAQAGYRTARCGKYHVAPEAVFHFDKTIPGNTRSPVEMADNCKDFITESSDKPFFLYFATSDPHRGGGDDKTSSLELKPNLFGNKPNKKAYPGIEEVFYDPAEVPIPEFLPDTPDTREELAQYYQSVSRIDQGLKRLVDILKENGLYDKTMIVFTADHGMAFSGGKTTVYEGGLRVPFVVRNPYEKNRGIETDAMISHVDITPSLLDFAGALDREAQRPKNPINANAFWKQRGEAMAENRSGGNKFDQYHGKSWVPLLGDAEATTHDSIFASHTFHEIQMYYPMRVYRDNHFKLIWNIAHKLDYPFASDLWAASSWQAQFQKGEDAPYGTKTVGEYIQRPEFEFFNIETDPHESLNLADDPAYAKALEEYKAKLKAKQKELDDPWIMKWSYE